One window of Cydia pomonella isolate Wapato2018A chromosome 7, ilCydPomo1, whole genome shotgun sequence genomic DNA carries:
- the LOC133519768 gene encoding netrin receptor unc-5-like isoform X1, with protein sequence MCLERYVLCFLLLFIVMSVGKEKNGDIQHTTEKETRPEYIHPDGLLTFDPYLSDIKPEAEDDDYIPLPENDETIDGLPIFLIEPKNAYVMRTKPASLLCRAANALEVFFKCNDARSVKTVQFEHVDPQNGVRVVEAELNVTKNEIDDYYGGKFGCECLAWNSKGRIRSQAVFIEYAYIKKQFVLHPQSATIEAGHSVTLRCVPPPAAPPVELKWTRNGVPLDVKENMLQLTNIGLQDMANYTCVAENIAGRRESDVAVISVYVNGGWSDWSPWLPCRCGTATSGRRRTRTCTEPAPANGGAPCRGQQSQNDEDCLSCQSGAWSAWGGWSSCSEDCMRVRGRQCISGLVSSCSGTSLQHAACVDGLCSTGMRLSKNNLSLYIGIGMTVVILVVAAAILYVWCRYKNSRPGYIAARSGIPKTYPTRDKAVSGPDVTRSCNEYWMQGPDNHYDMPHVRDSYSSPFGNRTRQPSSAGSNHYEMKPYSPSGDSASSCYTNSRTMTSRSSECSSQLAELVTSSPSSAKVDVAVTLPAVPLDSSYREKICLTVVK encoded by the exons ATGTGTTTGGAAAGATATGTTTTGTGtttcctattattatttattgtgatgTCCGTTGGCAAGGAAAAAAATGGAG ACATTCAACACACAACTGAAAAGGAAACCCGACCGGAATACATACACCCAGATGGACTTTTAACCTTTGACCCGTACCTATCAGACATAAAACCAGAAGCCGAAGACGATGACTACATACCACTGCCTGAAAATGACGAAACAATAGATGGTCTACCCATATTTTTAATAGAACCGAAAAACGCATATGTCATGAGAACAAAACCAGCCAGTCTTCTATGTAGGGCTGCTAATGCTTTAGAAGTATTTTTCAAATGTAATGACGCTAGAAGTGTCAAAACTGTGCAGTTTGAACATGTTGACCCTCAGAATGGTGTGAGGGTAGTTGAAGCTGAGTTGAAtgtgaccaaaaatgagattGACGATTATTACGGCGGCAAATTTGGATGCGAATGCCTTGCTTGGAATAGTAAAGGAAGAATTAGAAGTCAGGCGGTGTTCATTGAATATGCAT ACATCAAGAAACAGTTTGTCCTGCATCCCCAATCAGCGACGATCGAGGCGGGGCACAGCGTGACGCTGCGTTGCGTGCCACCGCCAGCTGCGCCGCCAGTGGAACTCAAATGGACAAGGAACGGAGTGCCGCTGGACGTGAAGGAGAATATGCTACAGCTAACAAATATTGGGTTACAG GATATGGCCAACTATACATGTGTTGCTGAGAACATTGCCGGCCGCCGGGAGTCTGATGTTGCTGTCATATCAGTATATG TGAATGGCGGCTGGTCGGACTGGTCGCCCTGGCTTCCGTGCCGCTGCGGCACCGCAACAAGCGGCCGCCGCCGCACCAGAACCTGCACCGAGCCTGCTCCAGCCAATGGTGGGGCACCCTGTAGAGGTCAACAGTCACAGAATGATGAGGACTGCCTGAGCTGTCAAAGTG GAGCTTGGTCTGCCTGGGGCGGCTGGTCGTCTTGCAGTGAGGACTGCATGAGGGTTCGGGGGCGGCAGTGCATCAGTGGGCTGGTCTCGTCTTGTTCGGGCACGAGTCTGCAACACGCTGCCTGTGTTGATGGATTGTGTTCTACTGGGATGA GGCTAAGTAAGAACAACCTCTCCCTCTACATCGGCATTGGCATGACTGTCGTCATTTTGGTGGTGGCGGCTGCAATCTTGTATGTTTGGTGTAGATACAAAAATTCAAGGCCAGGCTACATTGCTGCTAGGTCAG GTATCCCAAAGACGTATCCTACCCGGGACAAAGCGGTCTCCGGGCCAGATGTGACCAGGTCCTGCAACGAGTACTGGATGCAGGGCCCTGACAACCATTACGATATGCCGCATGTGCGAGACAG CTACTCGTCGCCCTTCGGCAACCGGACCCGGCAACCCTCGTCGGCCGGAAGCAACCACTACGAGATGAAACCCTACAGCCCTTCCGGCGACTCCGCGTCTAGTTGCTACACTAACT